The Methanoculleus thermophilus genome includes a window with the following:
- the larE gene encoding ATP-dependent sacrificial sulfur transferase LarE produces MNSRCSKEAVIEALKEKGPLLIAYSGGVDSSLLAALAVRALGKERVRCVLLDSPLIPRREVEAARKTAARLDLPLEVVAFPILEDEAFRANRPDRCYTCKKASARLLKDLARREGIGTVADGTNLSDLGTYRPGLAAGDEEGISHPLADACATKDDVRRIAHECGLSLWSKPSAACLATRLPYGTEITEEALARIEAAEDALHDRGFSQVRVRLHGDVARIEVPPEEMERLFSMRDDVTAALRKIGFTYVALDLAGYRSGSMDEVL; encoded by the coding sequence ATGAACTCCAGGTGCAGCAAAGAAGCGGTCATCGAGGCCCTCAAGGAGAAGGGTCCTTTGCTTATCGCATACTCCGGAGGCGTCGACAGTTCGCTCCTCGCCGCACTGGCCGTCCGCGCGCTCGGGAAGGAGCGGGTCCGGTGCGTCCTCCTTGACTCGCCGCTCATCCCCCGGCGAGAGGTCGAGGCGGCGCGAAAGACCGCAGCCCGGCTGGACCTCCCCCTGGAGGTCGTGGCGTTCCCGATTCTTGAGGATGAGGCCTTCCGGGCGAATCGGCCCGACCGCTGCTACACCTGCAAGAAGGCATCGGCCCGCCTGCTCAAAGATCTGGCCCGGCGGGAAGGGATCGGCACGGTCGCGGACGGGACGAACCTCTCCGACCTCGGGACCTACCGGCCGGGGCTTGCCGCAGGCGACGAGGAGGGGATCTCGCACCCCCTCGCCGATGCGTGTGCGACGAAAGACGATGTCCGGAGAATCGCCCATGAGTGCGGACTATCGCTCTGGAGCAAACCATCGGCGGCCTGCCTTGCCACCCGCCTCCCCTATGGGACCGAGATCACAGAGGAGGCGCTCGCCCGGATCGAGGCGGCCGAGGATGCACTGCATGATCGGGGATTTTCCCAGGTGCGGGTCCGCCTTCACGGTGACGTCGCCCGGATCGAGGTGCCGCCCGAGGAGATGGAGCGGCTCTTTTCCATGCGGGATGATGTGACGGCGGCCCTCCGAAAGATCGGTTTTACCTACGTCGCCCTGGACCTTGCCGGGTACCGGAGTGGGAGTATGGATGAGGTCCTATGA
- a CDS encoding transcriptional regulator, with product MKLPCQLIVWNVLPAIRAAIAEELINMGVSQLEAARLLEMTPSAISQYRTGKRGYRIVFEGEVKEAINRLAQDLKAGQVDDLASRICEICTQIREENQLGELCDTEA from the coding sequence ATGAAACTCCCCTGCCAGTTAATTGTATGGAATGTGCTGCCCGCAATCCGTGCGGCGATCGCAGAAGAACTAATTAACATGGGCGTCTCGCAGCTCGAGGCCGCCCGCCTCCTTGAGATGACACCCTCAGCGATCTCCCAGTACCGCACCGGGAAGCGGGGCTACCGGATCGTCTTTGAAGGCGAGGTAAAGGAGGCAATCAACCGGCTTGCGCAGGACCTCAAGGCCGGCCAGGTGGACGACCTCGCCTCCCGGATATGTGAGATATGCACGCAGATCCGCGAAGAGAACCAGCTCGGCGAACTGTGCGATACAGAAGCATAA